A stretch of the Arvicola amphibius chromosome 8, mArvAmp1.2, whole genome shotgun sequence genome encodes the following:
- the Icos gene encoding inducible T-cell costimulator: MKTYFWCALALGFQIGVLTGEINDSTNHKMFSFHNGGIQISCQYPEIVQQLKMQLFKGEEVLCDLTKTKDDGNVLSIENQKFCPYELSNNSVSFYLNNLGSSHGSYYFCRLSIFDPPPFQEKIFSREYLHIYESQLCCQLKLWLPVGCAAFAVVYIFGCIFIFWFAKKKYGSSVHDPNSEYMFMAAVNTAKKSKFTGLTP, translated from the exons ATGAAGACCTACTTCTGGTGCGCCTTGGCCCTCGGTTTCCAGATCGGAGTTTTAACAG GAGAAATCAATGACTCAACCAATCATAAGATGTTTTCATTTCACAATGGAGGTATACAGATTTCTTGTCAATACCCTGAGATTGTCCAACAGCTAAAAATGCAGCTGTTTAAGGGGGAAGAAGTTCTCTGTGATCTCACCAAGACCAAAGATGATGGAAACGTGTTATCCATTGAGAATCAGAAGTTCTGTCCATATGAGCTGTCCAACAACAGTGTCTCCTTTTACTTAAACAACTTGGGCAGTTCTCACGGGAGCTATTACTTCTGTAGGCTGTCAATTTTTGACCCACCTCCTTTTCAAGAAAAGATCTTTAGCAgagaatatttgcatatttacg AATCACAACTTTGCTGCCAGCTGAAGCTCTGGTTGCCTGTAGGGTGTGCAGCTTTTGCTGTGGTATACATTTTTGGATGCATATTTATCTTCTGGTTTGCAAAAAAG aaatatGGATCCAGTGTGCATGACCCCAATAGTGAATACATGTTCATGGCAGCAGTCAACACAGCCAAGAAGTCTAAATTTACAG GCCTGACTCCATAA